One Bacteroidota bacterium genomic window, TATCGAGATGATGTTCGGTATGATAGATCGTGAAGTAACATAGCTCCCTCAAAGTGATTTTGCCCAGTAGGGGATGAGGGGCTAAATAATTATCAAGCTGTTCGTCTTTCCAATTTTTTTTGAGAGAATTAAAATATGCCTGCAAACTTTTTCCCCATTTGTCAATCAATTCCTCCTTTGAAATACCAGTTATTATTTTCGGTACAAAAACACCTGAGGCTTTTCCACCGGCAGCCAGTTTGTTTTTATACTTCACTACCAGTTCATCAAAACTTCGCGAAGGACGGTTGGGTTTTCCAACGTAGAGTCTCACAATAAATTTTGGTAAAGCATAAGCCAGCCGGGTCTGCTTCATAGAAACAGTAAGATGATCTATATTCTGTGCTATTGACCATTTATCTGCTGGCTGAAAGAAAAACTTTTCATTCGTTATATTCCGGCTGTAGTCTGTGAATTCACGGAATATTTTTTCGGAAGCAGTTATTATTTCAGGGAGATTCATTCTTCGATATCTATTGAGCCTTCAAAAACCTTTTCTGCCGGGCCGCAGAGCCAGATATTGCTGAAGCCTTCGTCATTGTGTTTATCATACTCAACACTTAGTTTGCCGCCAGAGGTATTTACTTCCACTTCATTAAAGCCATTATCATTATGCCAGCAAACCAGTGCAGCAGCCGTTACACCTGTGCCACAGCTTAGGGTTTCATCCTCCACACCGCGTTCATAAGTGCGGACAAATATTTTATCAGGATCATCCATCTGCTCCACAAAATTTACATTAATGCCTTCGAGTTCAAAATCCTTACTATATCGTATTTCATGACCTTTTTTAAAAACATCTACATTCATTACATCGTTTACCATTTTTATATAATGAGGTGAACCTGTATTCAAAATAAAATCACCATGAAACTTCTTAATATTCTCTACATCATTCATCTTTAGCGAAACAATGCCATCTGTGTCAATCTCGGCTTCATGTTCGCCATCATAGGCAATAAATTTATACAGGCTTTTATGAATGCCCAGGTTATAAGCAAATTTTACCATACAGCGTCCGCCATTGCCACACAAGCTTCCTTCTTTTCCATCGGCATTATAGTATCTCATTTCAAAATCATAACCCGGTTTTTCATTCAGCATCATTAATCCATCAGCGCCAATTCCAAAACGACGGTCACAGATACGACGTATCTGGTCAAGCCTGATGTCTTTATATTGACCTGTTCTGTTATCCAGTATCACAAAGTCATTTCCGGTTCCCTGGTATTTATGAAAATTTATTTTCATAACTAGTGGTTAGTAGCGAGTGGCTAGTTGGGTTTAGAGTTAAGGTTTTCGATCATTTTGCTTAGCATCCTGAAAACTGATTCAAGATATTCTTCAAGTTCTTTTATCTGGCCTTTTTTATAATAATTCAGTACGATGGCTATCTCAAACTGTGTATCCATTTCAACAAGAGAACTTCTCGATATTTCATAAAATCTTTTCTTTTCTAATTTCGAAATCCGTGATGCACCTTCTGCAATATTACTTGAAATAGAGATTGCTGAACGTCGGATTTGGGAAATAAGTACATACTGTTCTTCTTTAGGGAATGAAGCGGTTGCTTTGTATACTTCTTTTATAAGATTTACTGACATCTGATAAACATCCAGTTTTTTGTGTGATAGTTGTAACATATGTATAAGGTTTGGTTACAATGAATTCTCATAGCCAACTCGCCACTTGCTTCTAACCATTTACCTTACTTAAATTTGACTTGCAAATATCTCAATAAATTTTTTAATCAGGGTTTCCACGGCAGCTTTTCCATCTTTTGAAAACTCTTTCTTTACCCTGTTGGCTACAATGGCATTAATGGCAAGACAATTATGCCCTAGTAGTTTTCCTAAGCCATATATTGCTGAGGTTTCCATTTCAAAATTAGTAATTCGATGCTGACCAAAACGGAACTCAGTTAAACGGTTAATAAGGTCAGGACTTCGTAAACCTAATCTCAAAACTCTCCCTTGTGGCCCGTAAAAACCGGGACAGGTAACGGTGATGCCATTATGAAACCCATGTACAAAATGCTTGAGCAGGGAAGAAGCTGCACTGCTGATATAAGGATAACTCATTTGCCCGTGCATTTGAGTATGTGTAACAAATGAATGTAGTAATTGTTTGTCTTCTTCGTTTTGCTCGTGACGGTAAAAATTCAGGAGGTTGTCAACACCCAATCCATGTGTAGAGGCCACAAAGCTATCAATCGGTATATCTGCCTGTAGCGAACCGGAAGTACCGATGCGGATAATATTAAGTGTTTTTAACTGCGGCTTGATCGTTCTTGTTTCAAAATCAATATTGGCCAGCGCATCCAATTCATTCATTACGATATCAATATTATCCGGACCAATACCGGATGAAAGCACCGTAATGCGTTTATTATTTACAATACCAGTATGAGAAATAAACTCCCTGTGCTGTTGTTTTACTTCGATCTTATCAAAATATTTACTTACTTCTTTTACCCGGTCAGGGTCGCCAACTGTGACAATAGTGCCTCCAATTTCCTCCGGTCTTAAATCGAGATGATAAACTGCACCCCGGTTGTTAATTATTAGTTCCGATTCAGCGATCCTGCTCATTTTTTGGGGTTTATAGCTAAAATTTATGCCTCAAATGTTATACATTTGCTGCGTTTCGGGTTTAAAATTAAATATACAATTTACAACCTGAAATAAATTCGGTTCTGTGGCCGAGTGGCTAGGCTGAGCTCTGCAAAAGCTCCTACAGCGGTTCGAATCCGCTCGGAACCTCGAAAGAACAAAGCAAAGGCCTGCAAAAAATTATTTTGCAGGCCTTTGTATTTTTTGACCCTTGCAATCAAGGATTACTATACATATTACGATAATGTAGAAAGAATAAAAAATACCGAAGATAAAATTAGACGAGCAAAGCAGTTGCTAGCTACCAGCCTTAATCGTCTTCTTCCTCTTTAACCAAGTTTCCTTTTTCATCAAATTCTGCCTTCATCTTTTTACCATTCAGTATGAATTTGGCTTTATATGTTTCAATTGTATCCTCATGGGCAT contains:
- a CDS encoding DinB family protein, producing MNLPEIITASEKIFREFTDYSRNITNEKFFFQPADKWSIAQNIDHLTVSMKQTRLAYALPKFIVRLYVGKPNRPSRSFDELVVKYKNKLAAGGKASGVFVPKIITGISKEELIDKWGKSLQAYFNSLKKNWKDEQLDNYLAPHPLLGKITLRELCYFTIYHTEHHLDIIKQRNQ
- a CDS encoding diaminopimelate epimerase: MKINFHKYQGTGNDFVILDNRTGQYKDIRLDQIRRICDRRFGIGADGLMMLNEKPGYDFEMRYYNADGKEGSLCGNGGRCMVKFAYNLGIHKSLYKFIAYDGEHEAEIDTDGIVSLKMNDVENIKKFHGDFILNTGSPHYIKMVNDVMNVDVFKKGHEIRYSKDFELEGINVNFVEQMDDPDKIFVRTYERGVEDETLSCGTGVTAAALVCWHNDNGFNEVEVNTSGGKLSVEYDKHNDEGFSNIWLCGPAEKVFEGSIDIEE
- a CDS encoding four helix bundle protein, which codes for MLQLSHKKLDVYQMSVNLIKEVYKATASFPKEEQYVLISQIRRSAISISSNIAEGASRISKLEKKRFYEISRSSLVEMDTQFEIAIVLNYYKKGQIKELEEYLESVFRMLSKMIENLNSKPN
- a CDS encoding phosphorylase, with the protein product MSRIAESELIINNRGAVYHLDLRPEEIGGTIVTVGDPDRVKEVSKYFDKIEVKQQHREFISHTGIVNNKRITVLSSGIGPDNIDIVMNELDALANIDFETRTIKPQLKTLNIIRIGTSGSLQADIPIDSFVASTHGLGVDNLLNFYRHEQNEEDKQLLHSFVTHTQMHGQMSYPYISSAASSLLKHFVHGFHNGITVTCPGFYGPQGRVLRLGLRSPDLINRLTEFRFGQHRITNFEMETSAIYGLGKLLGHNCLAINAIVANRVKKEFSKDGKAAVETLIKKFIEIFASQI